One window of Tepidanaerobacter acetatoxydans Re1 genomic DNA carries:
- the uvrB gene encoding excinuclease ABC subunit UvrB produces the protein MGKFEVVSEYIPRGDQPQAIQRLAEGINKGYKFQTLLGATGTGKTFTIAHLIQQVQRPTLVIAHNKTLAGQLYSELKEFFPNNAVEYFVSYYDYYQPEAYIAQTDTYIEKDASINDEIDKLRHSATAALFERRDVVIVASVSCIYSLGSPIDYENQVVSLRSGMEIDRDEVVRKLVEIQFNRNEIDFHRGTFRLRGDILEIFPASFTEKAVRVEFFGDIIDRILEFDTLTGEIIGERNHVSIFPASHYATPKDKIEVAIKSIEMELEQRLAELKDQGKVLEAARLEQRTKYDIEMLREMGYCKGIENYSRHLSGRKAGEAPFTLLDYFPKDYLIIIDESHVTLPQIHAMWAGDRSRKESLIEHGFRLPSAFDNRPLVFEEFEERVNQLIFLSATPASYELKKSAQVVEQIIRPTGLVDPEVEVRPVKGQIDDLIWEIKLRAKKNQRVLVTTLTKRMAEDLTDYLKEAGIRVRYLHSEIHTLERLQIIRDLRLGKFDCLVGINLLREGLDLPEVSLVAILDADKEGFLRSETSLIQTIGRAARNVDGRVIMYADTITQSMARAISETNRRRKIQLDYNKKHGIVPTTVKKSVRDLIEATKVAEEKTDYLPEKDITKMSKKELKTFVENLERQMNDAAKKLEFEKAAELRDLIFEIKAEAFSVIKTK, from the coding sequence ATGGGGAAATTTGAGGTTGTTTCAGAGTATATTCCGCGCGGTGATCAGCCACAAGCAATACAAAGATTAGCTGAAGGAATAAATAAGGGCTACAAATTTCAAACGCTGCTAGGTGCAACAGGTACCGGCAAGACTTTTACTATAGCCCATCTTATACAGCAGGTGCAAAGGCCGACGCTGGTCATAGCTCATAACAAGACTTTAGCCGGGCAGCTCTACAGTGAACTCAAAGAGTTTTTCCCAAACAATGCGGTAGAATATTTTGTAAGTTACTATGATTATTACCAACCAGAGGCATATATTGCTCAAACGGATACTTATATAGAAAAAGATGCTTCAATAAATGATGAGATTGATAAATTGCGGCACTCTGCAACGGCTGCACTTTTTGAACGCCGTGATGTAGTCATAGTTGCCAGCGTGTCATGCATTTATAGTTTAGGTTCACCAATAGATTATGAAAACCAGGTTGTATCACTTCGCTCGGGCATGGAAATAGATAGGGACGAAGTGGTTCGAAAGCTTGTGGAAATACAATTTAATCGCAATGAAATAGACTTTCACAGAGGGACTTTTCGGCTCCGCGGAGATATATTGGAGATATTCCCGGCTTCTTTTACTGAAAAGGCTGTTCGAGTAGAATTTTTTGGAGATATTATTGATCGCATCCTTGAATTCGATACTTTAACCGGTGAAATAATAGGTGAACGAAATCACGTATCGATATTTCCGGCTTCACACTATGCCACACCAAAAGATAAAATAGAAGTTGCTATAAAATCAATTGAAATGGAGCTTGAGCAGCGATTAGCGGAACTGAAAGACCAAGGTAAAGTGTTGGAGGCAGCTAGGCTCGAGCAAAGGACCAAATATGATATAGAAATGCTTCGAGAAATGGGCTATTGTAAGGGTATTGAAAATTACTCAAGGCATCTTTCCGGCAGGAAGGCCGGTGAGGCACCGTTTACACTGCTTGATTATTTTCCGAAAGATTATTTAATAATAATCGACGAGTCCCACGTGACTTTGCCTCAGATTCATGCTATGTGGGCTGGAGACCGTTCTAGGAAGGAATCGCTCATAGAGCACGGCTTTAGGCTTCCTTCGGCTTTTGATAATCGCCCTCTGGTCTTTGAAGAATTCGAAGAACGTGTAAATCAGTTAATTTTTTTATCAGCTACACCGGCATCTTATGAACTTAAAAAAAGTGCTCAAGTCGTAGAACAAATCATCCGGCCCACTGGCTTGGTAGATCCGGAAGTAGAAGTTCGTCCGGTCAAAGGGCAAATCGATGATTTGATATGGGAAATCAAGCTCCGAGCGAAAAAGAACCAAAGAGTTTTAGTCACTACCCTTACCAAGAGAATGGCGGAGGATCTTACCGACTACCTAAAGGAAGCAGGTATTCGCGTCAGATACCTACATTCGGAGATTCATACATTGGAACGGCTTCAGATAATTCGAGATTTAAGACTCGGTAAATTTGACTGTCTTGTAGGCATTAATCTGCTAAGAGAAGGTTTAGACTTGCCGGAGGTATCCCTTGTGGCTATTCTGGATGCAGATAAAGAGGGATTCTTACGTTCTGAAACCTCACTCATTCAGACTATAGGCCGTGCTGCACGTAATGTAGACGGAAGGGTTATTATGTATGCGGATACCATAACTCAATCTATGGCTAGGGCGATTAGTGAAACCAATCGCAGGCGCAAAATTCAATTAGATTATAATAAAAAGCATGGTATAGTACCTACAACGGTTAAAAAGTCGGTAAGGGATTTAATAGAGGCTACTAAAGTTGCCGAGGAAAAAACTGATTACCTACCTGAAAAAGATATAACAAAAATGAGTAAAAAAGAACTTAAAACCTTTGTTGAAAATCTTGAAAGACAGATGAATGACGCAGCAAAGAAACTTGAATTTGAAAAAGCTGCCGAACTTAGGGATCTTATTTTTGAGATAAAGGCTGAAGCGTTTAGCGTAATTAAGACTAAATAA